In one window of Desulfovermiculus halophilus DSM 18834 DNA:
- a CDS encoding elongator complex protein 3, with protein MPPTVFISPPSAPKPRAAIHPVFLPGLGCPGRCLYCNQNQQTGSREHSLAKIAGQLWRELHTAEHTNSSPFELAFFGGTFTRLPVSWQQRFLEISAEYRNKGLITAVRCSTRPDSCQLPQLERLAGLGLSTVEIGAQTFSSHVLRAVRRGYDPEAIASAAANVRKAGLGLGIQLLPGLPGHTHSAWLRDVRQTLDLRPDFVRIYPCLVLDQTPLANMYRQGLFQPWTLQQTITALARASLRLSAAKIPVIRMGLHPEPSLIKSLIAGPWHPALGSLVRSRTLLSRIKMACLQLPPGPKQVICPRSLQGDLWGHKRIHRLPLHKVGITPDRVVYTNARRLEITSLEQR; from the coding sequence ATGCCCCCCACTGTATTCATATCGCCGCCCTCGGCTCCAAAGCCCAGGGCGGCGATCCATCCCGTCTTTCTCCCCGGACTCGGATGCCCCGGACGCTGCCTGTACTGCAATCAAAACCAGCAGACAGGGAGCAGGGAGCATTCTCTGGCCAAGATCGCCGGGCAGCTCTGGAGAGAGCTGCACACAGCAGAGCACACGAACTCGTCTCCTTTTGAACTGGCCTTCTTCGGAGGCACGTTCACCCGGCTTCCAGTGTCCTGGCAGCAAAGATTTTTGGAGATCAGCGCCGAGTACAGAAACAAAGGCCTGATCACCGCCGTACGCTGCTCCACACGGCCGGACAGTTGTCAGCTCCCGCAGCTGGAGAGGCTGGCCGGCTTGGGGCTTTCCACGGTTGAAATCGGGGCTCAGACCTTTAGCTCCCATGTGCTACGCGCCGTCCGTCGCGGGTATGACCCGGAAGCTATCGCCTCGGCTGCGGCCAATGTCAGAAAGGCCGGCCTGGGGCTGGGCATACAGCTTCTCCCCGGACTGCCCGGCCATACCCATTCCGCCTGGCTGCGGGACGTCCGCCAGACCCTGGACCTGCGCCCTGACTTCGTCCGCATCTATCCCTGCCTGGTGCTGGACCAGACCCCATTGGCCAACATGTACCGCCAGGGCCTTTTCCAGCCCTGGACCCTGCAGCAGACCATTACCGCCCTGGCTCGCGCCAGTCTCCGGCTGTCGGCAGCAAAAATCCCGGTCATCCGCATGGGACTTCATCCGGAGCCCAGCTTGATCAAGTCCTTGATTGCCGGCCCCTGGCATCCGGCCCTGGGCTCCCTGGTCCGCAGCAGGACGTTGCTCTCCCGGATCAAGATGGCCTGCCTGCAGCTGCCGCCCGGTCCGAAGCAGGTGATCTGCCCCCGGTCCCTCCAGGGCGACTTGTGGGGCCATAAGCGCATCCACCGCCTCCCGTTACACAAGGTGGGGATAACGCCGGACCGTGTTGTGTACACCAATGCCCGCCGACTGGAGATAACCAGCCTGGAACAGCGGTGA
- a CDS encoding HIT family protein, whose amino-acid sequence MQECIFCRILRGEVPCEKVYATSNVLAFLDVAPISAGHTLVVPAHHYPTLWEVPDDLATELHKALRVVGDAILKAVQASGLNVVMNNFASAGQVVPHAHWHLIPRHEGDNLIHVVQGQYGSDQEMQNTAQDIRRQLSSG is encoded by the coding sequence ATGCAGGAATGCATATTTTGCCGTATACTTCGGGGAGAGGTGCCCTGCGAGAAGGTCTACGCAACCAGCAATGTCCTGGCATTTCTCGATGTCGCCCCTATTTCCGCGGGCCATACCCTGGTCGTTCCCGCCCACCACTACCCCACGCTATGGGAGGTTCCGGACGACTTGGCAACGGAACTGCACAAGGCGCTGCGCGTGGTCGGCGACGCAATCCTCAAGGCTGTGCAGGCCTCCGGGCTGAATGTGGTTATGAACAATTTTGCCTCGGCCGGTCAAGTGGTTCCCCACGCCCACTGGCATCTTATTCCCAGACACGAGGGGGACAACCTGATACATGTGGTCCAGGGCCAATACGGTTCGGATCAGGAGATGCAGAACACGGCCCAGGACATCAGGCGGCAGCTCAGCTCCGGGTGA
- a CDS encoding integration host factor subunit alpha, with protein sequence MSDNTLTKADIVERIYEQTSRNRAEVKEQVEDLLGIMKQAVKQDYALLISGFGKFEAYDKKARKGRNPQTEESIILDPRTVCVFRLSRKFRSELNPRE encoded by the coding sequence ATGTCTGACAATACATTGACCAAAGCGGATATAGTGGAGCGGATCTATGAGCAGACGTCCAGGAACCGGGCCGAGGTGAAGGAGCAGGTGGAGGATCTGCTGGGGATTATGAAGCAGGCCGTGAAGCAGGACTACGCGCTGCTTATCAGCGGTTTCGGCAAGTTCGAGGCCTATGACAAGAAGGCCCGGAAGGGCCGGAACCCGCAAACTGAAGAATCGATCATACTGGATCCGCGGACGGTATGCGTCTTCCGGCTGTCCCGAAAATTCAGGTCTGAACTCAATCCGCGGGAGTAA
- a CDS encoding AtpZ/AtpI family protein translates to MLFKKVDREYWNSLLRASLLGIHLVATTFIGLAVGYYLDKWLGTHPWLTMGFLILGIIAGFKNMFQEVQKIHKDDGQASKKH, encoded by the coding sequence ATGCTCTTTAAGAAGGTGGACAGGGAATACTGGAACAGTCTGCTTCGAGCCAGCCTCCTGGGGATTCATCTGGTTGCAACCACGTTTATAGGGCTGGCGGTGGGCTATTATCTGGATAAATGGCTCGGGACTCATCCCTGGTTGACCATGGGGTTTCTCATCCTGGGCATCATTGCCGGATTCAAAAACATGTTTCAGGAAGTGCAGAAGATTCATAAAGATGACGGGCAGGCTTCGAAAAAGCATTGA
- a CDS encoding ATP synthase subunit I: MVEFQVAAAGVACIGIVLCGWVRAGMGFGVGALLATMNFCVLAKLVPQLIQEQKGSILAVLASFYLRLFLTALVLFLALVPAGLPPISVLAGLSTILVTFVVWAGKYIVTQQHKEA; the protein is encoded by the coding sequence ATGGTCGAGTTTCAGGTTGCGGCGGCAGGAGTCGCCTGTATCGGAATTGTGCTTTGCGGTTGGGTCCGGGCCGGAATGGGATTCGGCGTGGGCGCACTTTTGGCAACCATGAACTTTTGCGTTCTGGCCAAGCTCGTCCCTCAGCTCATTCAAGAGCAGAAAGGAAGTATTCTGGCGGTTCTGGCCAGCTTCTATCTGCGTTTGTTTCTTACCGCGCTTGTTTTGTTCCTGGCCCTCGTACCGGCCGGGTTGCCGCCGATTTCGGTTCTGGCGGGGCTGTCGACCATACTGGTGACCTTCGTGGTCTGGGCCGGCAAGTATATTGTTACTCAACAACACAAGGAGGCCTGA